From Stenotrophomonas maltophilia, a single genomic window includes:
- a CDS encoding phage tail assembly protein T — protein MDSRQLTEMYAFARVEPLDQPLQDMLAQLTDVLARVHGNETSPKDFLLVREPPQPVDEGAARAQQIAELFQAASARNSVH, from the coding sequence ATGGATTCCCGCCAGCTGACGGAGATGTACGCCTTCGCGCGCGTTGAGCCGCTGGACCAGCCCTTGCAGGACATGCTGGCCCAGCTGACCGACGTGCTGGCCAGGGTCCATGGCAACGAGACCAGCCCGAAGGACTTCCTCTTGGTTCGGGAGCCTCCACAGCCGGTGGACGAGGGTGCGGCCAGGGCCCAGCAGATCGCCGAGCTGTTCCAGGCGGCGTCGGCAAGGAACTCCGTTCATTGA
- the gp17 gene encoding tail completion protein gp17 has protein sequence MNLDLRLAAAAGTITAAFYPFPAPKDRPALYVTYQRAGGRRHATLNSGAGAERGTFQIDVWGPKKGPVRELAEQLKDGLPDLLKVGEITDNPDDYEADTSLHRASFDVTVWA, from the coding sequence ATGAACCTCGATCTTCGCCTCGCAGCAGCCGCGGGCACGATCACCGCGGCGTTCTACCCGTTTCCTGCGCCGAAGGACCGGCCGGCACTGTACGTGACGTACCAGCGCGCTGGCGGCAGGCGGCACGCCACTCTCAACTCTGGCGCTGGTGCGGAGCGGGGCACGTTCCAGATCGATGTGTGGGGGCCGAAGAAGGGGCCTGTGAGGGAGCTTGCTGAACAGCTCAAGGATGGCCTTCCGGACCTGCTCAAGGTCGGCGAGATCACCGACAACCCCGATGACTATGAGGCGGACACCTCGCTGCACCGCGCTAGCTTCGATGTAACCGTTTGGGCCTGA